One Flavobacterium cerinum genomic window, AAATTATTTACATATCATCAAGCTCAAATCGAAAAATATTATTACACTAATACTTTCATCCACAGAGATCATAAAGAACCTTTTTTCGATGTTTATTATCCAATCAAAGCAATTTGCAGAACAAAAGTAAATACCTTAGAATTACATGATTCTAACTCATTAAATAAGATATTTAATACTCATACAAAAATTGTAATATCTGGATCTGCAGGTAGTGGAAAAACGACACTAGTGAAAAGTATTTTTCTTAATACATGTAAAAATCGTCATCACATCCCATTTTTTATTGAACTAAGAAATTTAAATGGTTATTCAGGAACATTTGAAGATTATATAATTACAAAAGTTTTACATCTCAATATTAAACCTAATAGAAAAATATTAGAAAGAACTTTAAACTCTGGTAAATTTCTGTTTCTTTTAGACGGATACGATGAAATTTACTCTAACAATTTAGAATTAATTAATAAAGGGATAAATGATTTTATTGATAAATACAATAAAAATATTTTTATTATTTCTACAAGACCAGGTTGCGGAATTGAATATAACACTAGATTTTTTGAATTTAAAATCCAAAAGCTAAGTCAAAATGATGTAGAAGAATTTATTCGTAAGTTAATTCTTGATGAGGAAAGAATTAAGCAGCTTATTAATGCTATTCATTTGGAAAATAATATGAGTTATAAAGAATTTCTAAGCAGTCCTCTCTTACTCTCTATGTTTATAATTTCATTTGAAAACCATCCTGAAATTCCGAAGAAAAAAAGTGCATTTTATAACAATGTTTTTGATACTTTATATTCAAGACATGATGGAATAACGAAAAGTAGTTTTCCAAGAGAGAAAAAGACTAAGTTAGAGAGAGAAGAATTTAAAAAAGTCTTATCCACTTTTTCTTTTATCACAATGGGAATGGGTAAATATAAGTTTACCGATGAAGAACTTACCACATTTTTAATTAAAGTAAAAACTCATATGTCATATAACTATAGAATCGAAGATATGATTTTTGATCTACGGACCACTCTATGTATTCTATTATATGAAGGCTTGGAATATTCTTTTCCACATAGATCAATGCAAGAATATTTCACAGCCCTATTTATAAGTGAGCTACCTGATCAAAACAAAAACAAAGCTTATAAAAAGCTAAATTCATTACTCATTGAAAGCTCTAATGACAGAAGTTTTACATTTTGGAATTTATGTAATGAACTAGATTCAAGAGCATTTAAAAAAGCATTTATGCTACCTGAATTAAAAAAAATAAAAACTAAACTAAACAAAGAACTTCCAGATAATATAAAAATTAATGGTTTTATTGAAATAATACAGCCAACCTTGGTCAAAGACATCATTATTATAACCAACCTTAATGATAAAAACGAAATAGAAAAATTGGAAACTGCGTTAGTGAGAAAAAATAATTTCTATAATTCATTTTTAGACTTTTGTGACATATACGATTATTCACTTTTAACAAATTTTATTGAAAAATCTCAATATAAAGATAATTTTATTTCAATTTTATTAGAACAAAAAAAAAACAATATTATTCCCATAGAAAAAAACAATATTAAAATAAAAAGATTACTAATAAAAAGTGGAATAATCCAAATAATCGATACAATAAGTCAATCAATTGACAATAAGATAAAAGAAATTGAAAAAAAATTAGGAGAAAAAGAAATTAACATTAATAACTTATTAGATTTTTAGATCATCAAAAAATAAACTATACATATTTTAATTAACCTAGTCACACCTATTTGCTATCATAAGTGTA contains:
- a CDS encoding NACHT domain-containing protein, whose translation is MEKTIELTALISHAIEIVKTINDECENLLGDKLFTYHQAQIEKYYYTNTFIHRDHKEPFFDVYYPIKAICRTKVNTLELHDSNSLNKIFNTHTKIVISGSAGSGKTTLVKSIFLNTCKNRHHIPFFIELRNLNGYSGTFEDYIITKVLHLNIKPNRKILERTLNSGKFLFLLDGYDEIYSNNLELINKGINDFIDKYNKNIFIISTRPGCGIEYNTRFFEFKIQKLSQNDVEEFIRKLILDEERIKQLINAIHLENNMSYKEFLSSPLLLSMFIISFENHPEIPKKKSAFYNNVFDTLYSRHDGITKSSFPREKKTKLEREEFKKVLSTFSFITMGMGKYKFTDEELTTFLIKVKTHMSYNYRIEDMIFDLRTTLCILLYEGLEYSFPHRSMQEYFTALFISELPDQNKNKAYKKLNSLLIESSNDRSFTFWNLCNELDSRAFKKAFMLPELKKIKTKLNKELPDNIKINGFIEIIQPTLVKDIIIITNLNDKNEIEKLETALVRKNNFYNSFLDFCDIYDYSLLTNFIEKSQYKDNFISILLEQKKNNIIPIEKNNIKIKRLLIKSGIIQIIDTISQSIDNKIKEIEKKLGEKEININNLLDF